The following are from one region of the Bactrocera oleae isolate idBacOlea1 chromosome 6, idBacOlea1, whole genome shotgun sequence genome:
- the LOC106621084 gene encoding IQ and AAA domain-containing protein 1-like, producing MSFDFNYKFWVGTRTDIEDIIKRQNVLKRKDPITNPLVTYRIFSELYVLYVELVNKLSYVYNYTFQVQKRKVVRPLVESAVRRLMELKTELKNLELSEYVYTDKALIARKLNPYDLVIWRSPQFLYRRPPELQNIVYENRIFMNEEEKTYADKKGKLILSDAVKLIQAHERARSARVYKSAIKYDKRNLKVFQRRKVHYIFTYKPDQAMSIPVKRTMFNADFVKQNEHCKYLVGADKIDRKSKDEIDEDELNMIRNEAALKIQLAWRSHKSQKILKKRNIFKQTLYGMRTKRRLINPNQYMDSFMETYRNEKLKIKLDEDFIRLMTDERTRLLQERSPWIMEDISDHIRAWFKEFYDKVGDFHPYPDALKSGTVLVLIDETLSPEDFKEKLNEMNLSKEEKKKRAEKVKLQRKKEKDKIRKEKIKEAKRRKKMKEQGIYDIAHDMKTNKHILNIEKTIKQYSIDWRMIDEYLNKNHEAIKDWVTGGELAVMHRELRALVDEYMRLEYEILRKALCMDLNKKYKPQKHKKAKSKKKKKKKKKIKDMTADRTIESLYDELKADGIIEKCEKKTFESFISDFNFVADDTRDEDHLTTLGPAKGDIKMVVQECMLGLGEFTVDKPKTLCIAGPLNNGKKLLSQIIAFEIDAVFMNLSPEKTQAYSNEDLNYLMHVVMKVAKAFQPTIIFIQDVHRVFWKRIPKEQEYLNPRLLQKVISTKILKTIKKEDKIMLLGTTDAPWSAKPKMRRVFQKSLLIPKCDYGTSFLLWLEVLANYAGDDSVDDYIYSALAKVFKNYNSGDVTDNIAETLDVRRRMKLKSKPLSPFEFLTNFIGRNQSIFPPEEKLMEKFQKWYQKSNKLSVARRKFFKKKDEKNKKKK from the exons ATGTCATttgattttaattacaaattttggGTTGGCACAAGAACGGATATTGAAGACATCATAAAAAGGCAAAATGTATTAAAGAGGAAAGACCCAATAACCAACCCGTTGGTCACGTATAGAATATTTTCGGAACTGTATGTATTATACGTCGAATTGGTCAATAAACTGAGCTATGTTTATAACTATACGTTTCAAGTCCAGAAGCGTAAAGTGGTTAGACCATTAGTCGAATCTGCCGTTCGACGTTTAATGGAACTAAAAACAGAGCTGAAGAATTTGGAATTAAGTGAATATGTTTACACTGACAAAGCTTTAATTGCAAGAAAGCTCAACCCTTATGATTTGGTTATTTGGCGTTCTCCGCAATTTTTATATCGTCGTCCTCCTGAACTACAAAATATAGTGTAcgaaaatagaatttttatgaatgaagaaGAGAAAACTTATGCCGATAAGAAGGGCAAATTAATTTTGAGTGATGCAGTCAAGCTGATACAAGCTCATGAAAGAGCTAGAAGTGCCCGTGTTTATAAATCCGCTATCAAATACGATAAAAGAAATCTCAAAGTATTTCAACGAAGAAAAGTTcattacatatttacttacaaaCCTGATCAGGCAATGAGCATACCAGTGAAAAGAACAATGTTCAATGCGGACtttgtaaaacaaaatgaaCATTGCAAATATTTAGTAGGAGCAGATAAAATTGATCGAAAATCGAAAGATG AGATCGATGAAGATGAACTAAATATGATACGTAACGAAGCAGCATTAAAGATTCAGTTAGCATGGAGGTCTCATAAAAGCCAAAAAATACTTAAGAAAaggaatattttcaaacaaacatTGTATGGTATGAGAACTAAAAGGCGTTTAATTAACCCAAACCAGTATATGGATTCGTTTATGGAAACATACAGAAATGAAAAGCTGAAAATAAAACTGGATGAGGATTTCATTCGATTGATGACTGATGAGAGAACTAGATTGTTGCAAGAAAGGTCTCCATGGATAATGGAGGACATATCCGATCATATACGTGCATGGTTCAAGGAATT TTATGATAAAGTGGGCGATTTTCATCCATACCCGGATGCTTTAAAATCTGGAACTGTTTTAGTTTTGATCGATGAAACATTGTCTCCAGAGGATTTTAAAGAAAAGTTGAACGAAATGAATTTGTCcaaagaagaaaagaaaaaaagagcAGAGAAAGTAAAACtacaaagaaagaaagaaaaggacaaaataagaaaagaaaaaatcaaagagGCTAAGAGAAGGAAAAAGATGAAGGAACAAGGCATTTATGATATAGCGCATGATATGAAGactaataaacatatat TGAATATTGAGAAAACTATAAAGCAATACTCTATTGACTGGAGGATGATTGATgaatatctcaataaaaatcaTGAAGCAATAAAGGATTGGGTGACGGGAGGAGAACTTGCAGTTATGCATAGAGAGCTTAGAGCATTGGTGGATGAATATATGCG ATTGGAATATGAAATACTTCGGAAAGCTCTTTGCATGGatctgaataaaaaatataaacctcaaaaacacaaaaaagctaaatctaaaaaaaagaagaagaaaaagaagaagattaAAGACATGACAGCTGATCGCACAATTGAGTCATTGTATGATGAGCTTAAAGCAGACGGCATAATAGAAAAATGCGAGAAGAAGACATTCGAGTCGTTTATTTCGGATTTCAACTTTGTTGCGGACGACACTCGAGACGAAGATCATTTGac TACATTGGGACCGGCTAAAGGCGATATTAAAATGGTTGTTCAAGAATGCATGCTTGGATTAGGAGAATTTACTGTAGATAAACCTAAAACTCTTTGTATAGCGGGACCGTTGAATAATGGAAAGAAGTTGCTTTctcaaattattgcatttgaAATAG ATGCTGTGTTTATGAATCTCAGTCCTGAGAAAACACAAGCTTACAGTAATGAAGACTTGAACTATTTAATGCACGTGGTTATGAAAGTTGCAAAAGCGTTCCAACCAACGATAATATTTATACAGGACGTTCACAGAGTGTTTTGGAAAAGGATTCCTAAAGAGCAAGAGTATTTGAATCCTCGGTTGCTTCAAAAAGTTATCAGCACGAAGATTttaaaaacaatcaaaaaagAAGATAAAATAATGCTTTTGGGCACAACGGACGCTCCATGGTCTGCAAAACCAAAAATGAGGCGTGTGTTTCAAAAGTCGTTATTGATTCCCAAATGTGATTATGGCACCAGCTTCCTACTTTGGCTAGAAGTTTTGGCAAATTATGCTGGTGATGATTCCGTTGATGATTACATTTACTCTGCATTAGCTAaggtgtttaaaaattataattccgGTGATGTCACGGATAATATTGCAGAAACTTTAGATGTGCGCCGCCGTATGAAATTGAAGTCGAAACCTTTAAGTCCTTTCGAGTTTTTAACAAACTTTATTGGCAGAAATCAATCAATATTTCCTCCAGAAGAGAAG CTAATGGAAAAGTTCCAGAAATGGTACCAGAAATCAAACAAACTCAGTGTAGCAAGAAGAAAGTTTTTCAAGAAAAAGGATgagaaaaataagaagaaaaagtAA